The following proteins are encoded in a genomic region of Comamonas resistens:
- a CDS encoding MaoC family dehydratase N-terminal domain-containing protein: MIDTQWIGHALPSSELSLDRSRLRFFAKAIGENNAVYTDLEAARAAGYPDLPAPPTFLFAAEMDSGASDLLLQTLNIPIARILHGEQSFCYHRSACAGDRITVQSRIDDIYSKKNGALEFVVKSSRAVNQDNELVAEMRSVIVVRN, translated from the coding sequence ATGATTGACACCCAATGGATAGGGCATGCCCTGCCCTCTTCCGAGCTCAGCCTGGACCGTAGCCGCCTGCGCTTCTTTGCCAAGGCCATCGGTGAAAACAACGCCGTCTATACCGACCTGGAGGCCGCCCGCGCAGCGGGCTACCCGGACCTGCCCGCGCCCCCCACCTTTTTGTTTGCGGCGGAGATGGACAGCGGCGCGTCCGACCTTCTCCTGCAAACCCTGAACATCCCGATCGCCAGGATCCTGCATGGCGAGCAGAGCTTCTGCTATCACCGGAGTGCCTGCGCCGGAGACCGCATCACGGTGCAGTCCAGGATCGATGACATCTACAGCAAGAAGAACGGCGCGCTGGAATTTGTTGTGAAGTCATCGCGCGCCGTCAATCAGGACAACGAGCTGGTGGCAGAAATGCGCTCCGTCATCGTGGTCCGCAACTAG
- a CDS encoding acyl-CoA synthetase → MYLTQSLRRAVQQTPHATASIYNGRKRSFAQLGERVARFAGALRALGAQAGDRVGILSLNSDWYLEYYMACYWAGVAVNPINIRWSANEIAYSLDDCDTRILLVDDSFAPLMPEILKLSRSLQTLIHLGDGPAPQNMLSYEALVADNSPVEDAMRSGDDLAGVFYTGGTTGSPKGVMLCHRNLYTNAISGVSSQIVRAGSIGLHAAPMFHLADGAFMNALFAAGGCHVMVPRFDPVAVLQAIASTGVTDTLLVPTMIQMLVDHPDLHKYDLSSLRQMAYGASPISEGLLDRAMRAIPDVGFVQAYGMTEVSPIATILAPEMHREPGRAKGRHRSAGRATACTEVRIVNPEGQEVPRGEVGEIVVRGPGVMLGYWNKPAETAAAIRDGWMHTGDGGRMDDEGYVFVVDRIKDMIVTGGENVYSIEVESVIATHPAVASCAVIGIPHEHWGEQVHVFIVLKPGQNLEAQELINFCKERIAGYKCPRDVSFVEAMPLSGAGKILKTSLRAPFWAHHERKVA, encoded by the coding sequence ATGTATCTCACGCAAAGCCTACGTCGCGCCGTGCAGCAGACGCCCCATGCCACAGCCAGTATCTACAACGGCCGCAAACGCAGTTTTGCGCAGCTGGGGGAGCGGGTCGCCCGTTTCGCCGGCGCGCTGCGGGCACTGGGCGCCCAGGCCGGCGACCGGGTCGGGATTCTGAGCCTCAACTCAGACTGGTATCTGGAGTACTACATGGCCTGCTACTGGGCAGGCGTTGCCGTCAATCCCATCAATATCCGCTGGAGCGCCAACGAAATCGCCTACTCCCTCGACGATTGCGACACCCGCATTCTGCTGGTGGATGACAGCTTCGCACCGTTGATGCCCGAGATCCTCAAGCTGTCCCGTTCTCTGCAGACGCTGATCCACCTGGGCGACGGCCCTGCCCCGCAGAACATGCTTTCCTACGAAGCACTGGTGGCAGACAACAGCCCGGTTGAAGACGCCATGCGCAGCGGCGACGATCTGGCCGGTGTCTTCTACACCGGTGGCACCACCGGCTCCCCCAAGGGGGTCATGCTCTGCCATCGCAATCTCTATACCAATGCCATCTCGGGCGTGTCGTCACAGATCGTGCGCGCAGGCAGCATTGGCCTGCACGCAGCTCCCATGTTCCATCTGGCTGACGGCGCGTTCATGAATGCCCTGTTTGCTGCCGGCGGCTGCCATGTCATGGTGCCGCGCTTCGATCCCGTCGCGGTGCTGCAGGCCATTGCCAGCACCGGCGTGACCGATACGCTGCTGGTGCCCACCATGATTCAGATGCTGGTGGACCATCCTGATCTGCACAAATACGATCTGAGTTCGCTGCGTCAGATGGCTTATGGAGCCTCTCCCATTTCCGAGGGCCTGCTGGACCGGGCCATGCGGGCCATCCCCGATGTGGGTTTTGTGCAGGCCTATGGCATGACGGAGGTCTCGCCCATCGCCACCATTCTTGCCCCCGAAATGCACCGCGAACCAGGCCGGGCCAAGGGCCGCCACCGCAGCGCCGGACGCGCCACCGCCTGCACCGAGGTGCGCATTGTCAACCCCGAAGGGCAGGAGGTGCCACGCGGCGAGGTCGGTGAAATCGTGGTTCGGGGCCCCGGCGTGATGCTGGGCTACTGGAACAAGCCCGCCGAAACCGCAGCCGCCATCCGTGATGGCTGGATGCATACGGGCGATGGCGGCCGCATGGACGATGAAGGCTATGTCTTTGTCGTTGACCGCATCAAGGACATGATCGTCACCGGTGGCGAGAACGTCTACAGCATCGAGGTGGAGAGCGTCATTGCCACCCATCCTGCCGTGGCCTCATGTGCCGTCATAGGCATTCCCCATGAGCACTGGGGCGAGCAGGTCCATGTCTTCATCGTGCTTAAGCCCGGACAGAACCTGGAAGCCCAGGAACTGATTAACTTCTGCAAGGAGCGCATTGCCGGCTACAAATGTCCCCGTGATGTTTCGTTTGTCGAGGCCATGCCGCTATCGGGTGCAGGCAAGATCCTCAAGACCAGCCTGCGGGCCCCGTTCTGGGCCCATCATGAAAGAAAGGTCGCCTGA
- a CDS encoding lipid-transfer protein gives MSRDVFVAGVGMIPFAKPGKSDPYFQMGSSATSLALADAGLAYAAVQQAYVGYVYGDSTAGQRALYEVGMSGIPIINVNNNCSTGSTALFLARQAVASGAADCVLALGFEQMTPGALGSVFSDRPSPFDRFEAETDALVGDNGVPLALRYFGGAGKAHMDQYGTQLSTFAKIRAKASRHAARNPLALFRTEVTEEEVMASPLMWPGVMTRLMACPPTCGAAAALLVSEAYALKHGLDHSVRIRAQSMTTDSPRTFEAHDMREVVGFSMAQDAARQVYEQAGISPQDVDVVELHDCFAQNELLTYEALGLCPVGGAEKFVCDGDNTYGGKFVTNPSGGLLSKGHPLGATGLAQCTELVQQLRGRADQRQVANARLALQHNLGLGGACVVTLYERV, from the coding sequence ATGAGTCGCGATGTGTTTGTTGCCGGCGTAGGCATGATTCCATTTGCCAAGCCCGGAAAGAGTGATCCCTACTTCCAGATGGGCTCCAGCGCCACGTCCCTGGCGCTGGCGGATGCGGGTCTCGCGTATGCTGCGGTGCAGCAAGCCTATGTGGGCTATGTCTACGGCGACTCCACCGCCGGGCAGAGAGCGCTGTATGAGGTGGGCATGTCCGGCATTCCCATCATCAACGTCAACAACAACTGCTCCACCGGCTCCACCGCACTGTTCCTGGCACGTCAGGCCGTGGCCAGCGGCGCCGCAGACTGCGTGCTGGCCCTGGGGTTCGAGCAGATGACCCCTGGTGCACTGGGCTCGGTCTTCAGCGACCGCCCCAGCCCCTTTGACCGCTTCGAAGCGGAAACCGATGCTCTGGTCGGCGACAACGGCGTGCCGCTGGCCCTGCGCTACTTCGGCGGAGCTGGCAAGGCGCATATGGACCAGTACGGCACGCAGCTGTCCACCTTTGCCAAGATCCGCGCCAAGGCCAGTCGCCATGCGGCGCGCAATCCACTGGCCCTGTTCCGCACCGAGGTGACGGAGGAAGAAGTCATGGCCTCCCCCTTGATGTGGCCGGGTGTGATGACCCGACTCATGGCCTGCCCACCCACCTGCGGCGCGGCGGCGGCCCTGCTGGTGTCCGAAGCCTATGCGCTCAAGCATGGCCTGGACCACAGCGTGCGCATCCGCGCCCAGTCCATGACCACGGACAGCCCCAGAACCTTCGAGGCCCACGACATGCGCGAAGTGGTGGGCTTCAGCATGGCACAGGACGCTGCGCGCCAGGTCTATGAACAGGCCGGCATCAGCCCCCAGGACGTGGACGTGGTGGAGCTGCATGACTGCTTTGCGCAAAACGAATTGCTGACCTACGAGGCCCTGGGCCTGTGCCCTGTGGGTGGCGCGGAAAAGTTTGTCTGTGACGGCGACAACACCTATGGCGGCAAGTTTGTGACCAATCCCTCGGGCGGCCTGCTGTCCAAGGGACACCCTCTGGGCGCCACCGGCCTTGCCCAGTGCACGGAGCTGGTGCAGCAACTGCGCGGCCGCGCCGACCAGCGCCAGGTTGCCAATGCCCGCCTGGCACTGCAGCACAACCTCGGCCTCGGTGGCGCCTGCGTGGTCACCCTCTACGAGCGCGTCTGA
- a CDS encoding SDR family NAD(P)-dependent oxidoreductase, with translation MTGKLDGKVALVSGSGRGIGRSIALKLASEGARLVINDLDAEPANETLALIREMGGEAVACVGNVTHTDFAERFVGTPVQQYQGLDIIVNNAGYTWDNVIQKMSDEQWYAILDCHLTAPFRILRAAQPVIKALSKAELEAGQRVMRKVVNISSVAGLFGNAGQTNYSVAKAGITGMTMTLAKEWGRMNVNVNCVAFGLIKTRLTNSAANGETAHIEGRDIKVGVNPGLMAAMEQTIPLGRAGTPDEAAGAVYLFCQPESDYISGQTLMCTGGLTGV, from the coding sequence ATGACAGGAAAACTCGACGGCAAGGTAGCCCTGGTTTCGGGCTCGGGCCGCGGCATAGGCCGCAGCATCGCCCTCAAGCTGGCCAGCGAAGGCGCACGCCTGGTCATCAACGACCTCGATGCGGAACCCGCCAATGAAACCCTTGCCCTGATACGCGAGATGGGCGGCGAGGCCGTTGCCTGCGTGGGCAATGTCACCCACACCGACTTTGCCGAGCGCTTTGTCGGCACCCCCGTCCAGCAATACCAGGGACTGGACATCATCGTCAACAACGCCGGTTACACCTGGGACAACGTCATCCAGAAGATGAGCGACGAACAGTGGTACGCCATTCTCGACTGCCATCTGACAGCCCCGTTTCGCATACTGCGTGCGGCCCAGCCCGTCATCAAGGCCTTGTCCAAGGCCGAGCTGGAAGCCGGCCAGCGCGTCATGCGCAAGGTGGTCAATATCTCCTCGGTGGCAGGCCTGTTCGGCAATGCGGGCCAGACCAACTACTCCGTGGCCAAGGCCGGCATCACGGGCATGACCATGACACTGGCCAAGGAGTGGGGACGCATGAACGTCAATGTGAACTGCGTGGCCTTCGGACTCATCAAGACCAGGCTGACCAACTCCGCCGCCAATGGCGAGACGGCCCACATCGAAGGCCGCGACATCAAGGTGGGCGTGAACCCCGGTCTGATGGCCGCCATGGAGCAGACGATTCCCCTGGGCCGCGCCGGCACGCCCGACGAGGCGGCGGGTGCGGTCTACCTCTTTTGCCAACCCGAATCGGACTACATCAGCGGCCAGACCTTGATGTGTACCGGCGGCCTGACCGGGGTCTGA
- a CDS encoding MaoC family dehydratase yields the protein MNTPRYDEVQVGDALPTLDLPPINRTTLALFAGASGDHNPIHIDTDFARKAGMPDVFAHGMLGMAWLGRLLTNWAPQSRLRRFDVRFQGITHLANAISCSGRVVEKRDADRSVRVEVQSSNQHGQTKIAGDAWISLP from the coding sequence ATGAACACCCCTCGCTACGACGAGGTCCAGGTTGGAGATGCACTGCCCACTCTCGACCTGCCCCCGATCAACCGCACCACGCTGGCCTTGTTTGCCGGAGCCTCGGGCGACCACAACCCGATTCATATCGACACCGACTTTGCGCGCAAGGCCGGCATGCCCGATGTGTTTGCCCACGGCATGCTGGGAATGGCCTGGCTAGGGCGGTTGCTGACCAACTGGGCGCCGCAATCCAGGCTGCGCCGCTTCGACGTGCGCTTTCAGGGCATTACCCATCTGGCCAATGCGATCTCGTGCTCGGGCCGCGTTGTGGAAAAACGCGATGCGGATCGCAGCGTCCGCGTCGAGGTGCAAAGCAGCAACCAGCATGGCCAGACCAAGATCGCGGGCGATGCCTGGATCAGCCTGCCCTGA
- a CDS encoding acyl-CoA dehydrogenase family protein, whose protein sequence is MLLPKPFQHAWMDAEIDAFREQVRRYIERELTPHVPAWRAQGYVPRETWRGFGAHGFLLPEMDEQWGGGGGNLAYQLVVQEELTKAEVHAITSVHTIASHYLLAYGTEEQKQRWLPRLCSGELLAGIAMTEPSVGSDLKAMRTRAQRDGEHYVIKGSKTFITNGYTANLLVVAVRTGDAGSGGVSLVVLETENLPGFRVGRRLDKIGQHISDTAELFFEDLRIPASHLLGGTEGQGFKQLMSQLPYERMLLGVSAAAAIEMAVALTVDYTRQRKAFGQTIADFQNTRFKLAECATTAHVVRSFVNDCIQRLLDGTLDNEAAYMAKWWCSEQQCKVMDECLQLFGGYGYMEEYPIARLYTDARIQKIYGGANEIMKDLIARRLFAQ, encoded by the coding sequence ATGCTGCTGCCCAAACCCTTTCAGCATGCCTGGATGGATGCCGAGATCGACGCCTTCCGGGAGCAGGTGCGCCGCTACATAGAGCGCGAACTGACACCCCATGTACCCGCCTGGCGCGCTCAGGGCTATGTGCCGCGCGAGACCTGGCGCGGCTTTGGCGCCCATGGCTTTCTGCTGCCCGAAATGGACGAACAATGGGGCGGCGGTGGCGGCAATCTGGCCTACCAGTTGGTGGTGCAGGAAGAGCTGACCAAGGCCGAGGTACATGCCATCACCAGCGTGCACACCATCGCCTCGCACTATCTGCTGGCCTACGGAACCGAGGAACAGAAGCAGCGCTGGTTGCCCAGGCTTTGCAGCGGCGAATTGCTGGCCGGTATTGCCATGACCGAGCCCAGCGTGGGCTCCGACCTCAAGGCCATGCGCACACGGGCCCAGCGCGATGGCGAGCACTACGTCATCAAGGGCTCCAAGACCTTCATTACCAATGGCTACACCGCCAATTTGCTGGTGGTGGCCGTGCGCACCGGAGATGCAGGCAGCGGCGGCGTATCGCTGGTGGTGCTGGAGACGGAAAACCTGCCCGGCTTTCGCGTGGGCCGCAGGCTGGACAAGATCGGCCAGCATATTTCGGACACCGCCGAGCTGTTCTTTGAAGACCTGCGCATACCCGCCAGCCACCTGCTGGGCGGCACCGAAGGTCAGGGCTTCAAGCAGCTGATGAGCCAGCTGCCCTATGAGCGCATGCTGCTGGGAGTCAGTGCCGCTGCAGCCATCGAGATGGCCGTCGCACTGACCGTGGACTACACCCGGCAACGCAAGGCATTCGGCCAGACGATTGCAGACTTCCAGAACACGCGCTTCAAGCTGGCCGAATGCGCCACCACGGCCCATGTGGTGCGCAGCTTTGTCAACGACTGCATACAGCGCCTGCTTGACGGCACGCTGGATAACGAGGCCGCCTATATGGCCAAGTGGTGGTGCAGCGAGCAGCAGTGCAAGGTCATGGATGAGTGCCTGCAGCTGTTCGGCGGCTACGGCTATATGGAGGAATACCCCATCGCGCGCCTGTACACCGACGCCCGGATCCAGAAGATCTATGGCGGCGCCAACGAAATCATGAAGGACCTGATCGCCAGACGCCTTTTCGCCCAATAG